The region ATTTAAATATAAAACAAAAAAAACGCACCTATCAAGGTGCGTTAATACTGCATTTGTCAGAGGCTATTGATTAGCCTTTAATTGATGACTTGATAAAGTCTACAATCTGATCAAATGGAATGTCTTGTTTCTCACCCGTGCGGCGGTTCTTATATTCGAATACGCCAGCATCAATGTTACGGTCGCCAATCACAACCACATGTGGCAAGCCGATAAGCTCCATGTCATTGAACATCACGCCTGGACGCTCTTTACGGTCATCTAATAATATTTCGATGCCTTGGGCGCTTAAGTCAGCGTAAAGTTGTTCAGCCATTTCTTTTACACGATGAGATTTGTGCATGTTCATCGGTAAAATGCCCACAGTGAACGGTGCTAAGCTTTCAGGAAGCTTCATACCGCGGTCATCATGGTTTTGTTCAATTGCAGCTGCAACGATACGGCTTACGCCAGCACCATAACAACCCATCATCATGACTTTAGATTTACCATTCTCATCAAGCACGGTTGCGCCCATAGCCTCAGAATAGTTTGTACCTAACTGGAAGATATGACCCACTTCGATGCCACGAGCAAAAGCATAAGTACCTTGACCATCTGGTGTCGCTTCACCTTCAACCACGTTACGGATATCCATAGCGTACGCCATGGGTAAATCGCGCTCCCAGTTGATCCCGAAGTTATGTTGACCTTCTTTGTTAGCACCTGCAGCAAAGTCACTCATTACCGCAACGTCACGGTCAATGATGATTGGCATTGTAAGGCCAACAGGACCGATAGAACCCGGACCAGCACCGACAGCGGCAACAATTTCAGCATCAGTTGCAAACTCAAGAGGAGAAGCGACAAGCTCGTGCTTATCCGCTTTAAGTTCATTTAAGTCATGATCGCCTCGAACAACTAGCGCCACAAGTGGTGCTTCTTCTGTTGCGCCTTTAACGATCAGGGTTTTAACTGTTTTAGTGATTTCAATATCAAATTGTTCAACTAATTCAGCAATGGTTTTAGCATTTGGCGTTTCAACAACACTCATTTCTAGTGAAGGAGCTGCCAAGGTTGCTGTTGGTGCTGCAGTTTCTGCTTTTTCGATATTTGCCGCGTAATCACTTTCAGTCGAGTACGCGATTAAGTCTTCACCACTATTAGCTAGTACGTGGAATTCGTGGGAAGTTTCACCACCGATTGAACCCGTGTCAGCAATAACTGGACGGAATGCTAAGCCCATACGTGTGAAAATATTGCAGTATGCTGCATGCATTTCAGCATACGTAGCATCCATGCTTTCTTGAGATAAATGGAAAGAATAAGCATCTTTCATCAAGAATTCACGTGCACGCATGACACCGAAACGAGGGCGAACCTCATCACGGAATTTATGTTGTACCTGGTATAAAGTCAGTGGCAACTGTTTGTAAGAGCTTACTTCTTTACGCACTAAATCAGTAATCACTTCTTCGTGGGTCGGGCCAAGTACGAAGTCACGGTTATGGCGATCTTGGAAACGTAACAATTCAGGGCCAAACTTGTCCCAACGACCAGACTCTTGCCAAAGATCAGCAGGTTGTACTAGTGGCATTAGGATTTCAACGGCACCGACTTTGTTCATTTCTTCACGAACAATGGCTTCTACTTTACGTAATACACGTAAACCACTTGGTAACCATGAATATAGGCCTGATGCGTTACGGCGGATAAAACCAGCACGTAACATCAATTTGTGACTCATTACTTCTGCATTTGCAGGCGTTTCTTTTTGTGTTGAAAGCAGGTACTTGCTAACTCGCATTCCCAATGTCCACTTAGTAGCTATTAATGAGCGGCATTTTATCACCTGTATCGAGTTGTCACCAGATAATTAGTTTAGGAAGAAAAAGATAATATTATCGCGATAAACGCGGTGGGGGAGTTTCCAAATAGGGGGCTATTTATCGCGTCTATCACCAATGATTTTGGCTGGGTTACCGGCAACAATAGCAAATTCAGCAACATCTTTAGTGACCACGCTACCCATGCCGACAATGGCTTGGTTCCCGATGGTGACGCCATCCACAATACCTGCCTGTGCGCCAATCCAAACGTCATCGCCAATGACTATACCCTTGGATTGACTCGGTTGTTGATAGATCGCTTGCTCAACTGACATACCGTGGTTAAAAGCGTAAATGGTAACGTTATTGGCAATACGGGTTTTATTGCCGATTTTGATGCCGCAGCGGCCACCATCAAATGAACAACCATGATTAATCGCTACTTCATCACCTAGGGTTATTGGGCCATGCAAAAAGACATCTGCAGCAATCATACATTGATTGCCCATAGTGATATCTCGACCGGGCTCGGCAAAAACATTGGCTTGTGGGGCAATAAAACAATTATCGCCAAATGTGATGGTTTCTAATTGTTCAAACTGCTGTTGTATTTCATCTTGCCAAGGTTTGGCCCAAACCAATTGTTTTTCTTTTAACGAAAAATATAACCACGGCATCCAAGATAAGCGTTTTTTATGCTGGGTTTGATAATCAGGTTTATTATGCATATCAGTATTTAGCAAACGCTGGTGGGTTTAATTTCAATCACGTTAATGTGACCGTTTTCGATCTGCCAGAATATATCGATGTCATATAAGGCGACTTGGTATATTTTAGGATCAGCCTTAGCTTTTTTATAAGCAGGGCGAGGGTCCTGGGCTAAAACATCACTGATGACACTCAATAACTCAAGACTGTTACTCTCGTTTGCGTAACTTTCAATTTGTGTTTTCGCTAACGGTGAAAATTGTACATCAATTAATTCAGGTGCTTCTTGTGCAATACCGCCAGCGGCGTTATCAATGGAATCTGAAAAAGGGATATAGGGTTTAATATCAATAACCGGTGTGCCATCTAATAAATCCATACCGGATATTTCAAGGCATACTTTGCCATTTTGCTGAATAACGCGATGCAGCTTTACCACGGATTGCCCAATACCATTGGGTCTAAAAGTCGAGCGGGTGGCAAATACACCTAACTTTTCGTTTCCGCCTAACCTGGGTGGTCTAACAGTATTTTTCCAGCCCTGTTCAAGATTTTCATGAAAACAAAAAAGTAACCATAAATGTGAGTATTGCTCTATTCCGCGTACCGCATCGATATTATTAACATGTGGCGCTAATTCAACAAGCCCTTTTATATTCACTAGGCCAGGTTGTCTTGGAATCCCAAACTTTTGTTTATAGGGCGTGCGGCAATAAGCGACAGCGTCTATTCGAGAATTAAATTGTTGGGTCAACTCATTTTTCATTATTAATTTTCATCGCAAGCTGGTTGGCTTCATTCATACAAATAAATGTTGTTTATAACAATAGGATTAAATACTACTGAGGAGCGTCAATGGTAATAGCTTGTCCAACGCAAAAGGCTTCGCTAAAACAGTTATCTACTTTCTGTTCAGTGAGCATACATTTTTTAACGATAAGTCCGTTAGCACCTAATTCTGCTGCTTTTTTACGTGCATCAGTGCGTGCATCTGCGATAGTCGCGGGGACGCCATTCTCAGTTTCCTGACAAGAGTGACCTTCAACTAAACCTAATATGTTAAATGCACTTTGTGGGCGGTCATTATCTTTAAATAGCGCGACATTGGCTGGTTTGAAATACTCATCAATTGCTTCTGAATCGAGGTTAGTATTGAAAGAATACTCACCTGCACAACCAGATAATAATACTGCTGAACTTATCGCTAGAGATAAAAGGGGACGAGAAACATTCATAATGTGGCCTAATACTAAACAATGGTAAGTGCTCTAGTTTACAACGCTTACTGACTGGAGGATATAGAATGCAGATATAAAAAAAGCCTACAATAGTAAGCTCTTTTTTATCGCCGCAATGTGGTACTAGAAATATTTATTCCATACCAGGAATCAAAAACGCTTCCATTTTCTTGCCGCTATCAACTTCTTTTTTGAATACAGTTGGCATACGACCTTGACCAGTCCATTGAATTAACTCGCCATCAACTTCAATTTGATATTTAGCTGGACGTGGTGCACGTTTCTTAGGGGCAGGTTTATTAACTGCAATGTCACCTAAGTCTTCAATTGATAAACCACTATTTTCAATTTGCGCTAGAATTTCAGCAATGCGTGCATTTCTTTCTGCATTCGCTTCTAATTCTGCTTTTTCGTCTTCTTCTCTTTCTGTAATGATTTTTTCAAGTTTTACTGAAAGTTCACGTAAGTCTTCAAGCGCTAACTCTTTTACAGCAGCTTTAAAACGACGACCATGTGTTAGTACTTCTAAAAAGTCACTCATATCAATTTGCATCCTAATGATTTTAAATAATAAGTTTTTCAAGTAATGCTTTGGTTAATAAGTAATACCAATAAAAATCAATAAAAATCAATAATGCTTAATTTTTTCGCATTAGAGTATCAATTGATTTGACTATTTCATGTGTTAACTAACATATTTAATTGTAGAAAATACAAAGTTACTTGAATCGTTGTTAATAATAGAAACTAAACTTGATTGGATCAAATAAAATCATCAATAAATGGACAAAATTTAATTAAAGTTACAATTTAAGTGCAATAAATAATAAAAGTTAGTGAATTGTGGTTCTTTATTAGTAGAAACTTATCTAAATAAAAATATAAACAAGTGTTTGACTTAGGTTGACGTTAACGTTAACAGGCCGTAAAGTTGTGCCATATTGCATTGGTTTACGCCAATGTACCGAACACATACATTGAAGGTGAAGAAGGAAATCCCATGAAAGTATTGGTGCCTGTAAAGCGCGTCGTCGATGCAAATGTGAAGGTTAGGGTAAAAGCTGACAACACAGATGTAGATACTACTAATTTAAAAATGGCGTTAAACCCGTTCTGCGAAATAGCAGTTGAAGAAGCGGTACGACTAAAAGAAGCGGGAAGTGTTACTGAAATTGTTGTTGTCAGTATTGGCGCAAAGCCTGTTCAAGAACAATTACGTACTTCATTGGCG is a window of Shewanella donghaensis DNA encoding:
- a CDS encoding proline--tRNA ligase is translated as MRVSKYLLSTQKETPANAEVMSHKLMLRAGFIRRNASGLYSWLPSGLRVLRKVEAIVREEMNKVGAVEILMPLVQPADLWQESGRWDKFGPELLRFQDRHNRDFVLGPTHEEVITDLVRKEVSSYKQLPLTLYQVQHKFRDEVRPRFGVMRAREFLMKDAYSFHLSQESMDATYAEMHAAYCNIFTRMGLAFRPVIADTGSIGGETSHEFHVLANSGEDLIAYSTESDYAANIEKAETAAPTATLAAPSLEMSVVETPNAKTIAELVEQFDIEITKTVKTLIVKGATEEAPLVALVVRGDHDLNELKADKHELVASPLEFATDAEIVAAVGAGPGSIGPVGLTMPIIIDRDVAVMSDFAAGANKEGQHNFGINWERDLPMAYAMDIRNVVEGEATPDGQGTYAFARGIEVGHIFQLGTNYSEAMGATVLDENGKSKVMMMGCYGAGVSRIVAAAIEQNHDDRGMKLPESLAPFTVGILPMNMHKSHRVKEMAEQLYADLSAQGIEILLDDRKERPGVMFNDMELIGLPHVVVIGDRNIDAGVFEYKNRRTGEKQDIPFDQIVDFIKSSIKG
- a CDS encoding acyltransferase, with product MHNKPDYQTQHKKRLSWMPWLYFSLKEKQLVWAKPWQDEIQQQFEQLETITFGDNCFIAPQANVFAEPGRDITMGNQCMIAADVFLHGPITLGDEVAINHGCSFDGGRCGIKIGNKTRIANNVTIYAFNHGMSVEQAIYQQPSQSKGIVIGDDVWIGAQAGIVDGVTIGNQAIVGMGSVVTKDVAEFAIVAGNPAKIIGDRRDK
- the tsaA gene encoding tRNA (N6-threonylcarbamoyladenosine(37)-N6)-methyltransferase TrmO, yielding MKNELTQQFNSRIDAVAYCRTPYKQKFGIPRQPGLVNIKGLVELAPHVNNIDAVRGIEQYSHLWLLFCFHENLEQGWKNTVRPPRLGGNEKLGVFATRSTFRPNGIGQSVVKLHRVIQQNGKVCLEISGMDLLDGTPVIDIKPYIPFSDSIDNAAGGIAQEAPELIDVQFSPLAKTQIESYANESNSLELLSVISDVLAQDPRPAYKKAKADPKIYQVALYDIDIFWQIENGHINVIEIKPTSVC
- the rcsF gene encoding Rcs stress response system protein RcsF, producing MNVSRPLLSLAISSAVLLSGCAGEYSFNTNLDSEAIDEYFKPANVALFKDNDRPQSAFNILGLVEGHSCQETENGVPATIADARTDARKKAAELGANGLIVKKCMLTEQKVDNCFSEAFCVGQAITIDAPQ
- a CDS encoding H-NS histone family protein, with translation MSDFLEVLTHGRRFKAAVKELALEDLRELSVKLEKIITEREEDEKAELEANAERNARIAEILAQIENSGLSIEDLGDIAVNKPAPKKRAPRPAKYQIEVDGELIQWTGQGRMPTVFKKEVDSGKKMEAFLIPGME